The sequence CAAGGTTGATGACGACGCGCCCTTCCAGCATGTAGGCTCCGCCGGAGCCGATCCGCTCGCCGGTGGCGTCGACGGTGAAGCGGCCCTTGAGGGCGGGAAACTTCGCTTCGGCCCGGGCGACCGCGGCGCGGACCGGCTCCGCTACCGGCGATTCCGGTGATGAAGGGGATTGCTGAGGTAATTCGGCAGCGGAAATCGCGTGATCTGGCAACGATTCGGGCGCTGCACCGGGGGATTCCGAGGTACTTTCGCCTGCTGCCCGCGCCATCGACGGGCTGACCGTCCGACCGGCGGCGCGTGCTTGACCCACCACCGCGGGGACGTCCGGAAGCGACGGATCGGCCGCCCGCAGCGTCTCGTATTCCGCGGTGTCCATTCCGGCATAGTTCGGCTGGGCGGGAGGGGCAGACGCTGCCGTCTCCACGCCGTTCTGCCGCAGATACTCCGCGCGCTCCGCAGGGCTGAAGTTTGGATTCGGCGGCAGCACACCGCGGTCTGCGAGAAGCTTGTCCTCCGCCTGTCGCCGTGCCGTCTCAGGATCTACCGCCTGTCCTTGCGGCTGCGGCGCTCCGGCGACTGGTCCGGGTCCTCCGGCGGCCGTTTGTCCCGCGGGCGGCTGGGCTTGTGGAGCTTCTTGAGCCGGTTGCGGTCCGGTTGGTCCTTGCGTGTTCTGCTCATTGGTCGGAGAGGTGGGTTCGGGTTGGGTGAGGGGAGAGGAATCGACGAGGGCGCGGCTCTCGTCGGTCTGGACGAGGCCACCGACGAGCGGCTGGTCGGCGAGAAGTTCGGCTCGGCCCTCCGCGGTGAAGACCGTCTGGCCGTTCACGTCGGCGAAGTAGGGCATGCCATCGCGCGTCTGGAGGCCGGTGATCGCCCTGCGCTCGGCACCGGTGAGGAGGTCCGTGCGTCCCGTGGCCACCTTCACGAGTCCGAGCGTGCGGGCCTTCGTCGGGGCATCCATCGCCTTCGTGGACTGCGCGGCCTCGACCACGCCGCCGACGTAGTTCGTCAACGCAGCCGAAGTATCCTCTGCCCGGACAGTTGCGCGGGAGAACTTCGAGGCGGCGTTCTCTCGCCATGCAGCGCCGACTTCCGCAGCAGTGCCATTGTCGCTGGGCACACCGCGGGCCGGGACGGGCTTAGCATTCGCGAGCTCTTCCGCGGCTGCGACCAGATCCTGCACCGCGACGGCATGCTCGTCGGCGAGCTGCTTGTGGGTGACCGGGTCGACCATCGAGAGGGCGGACTCGGCCTCCTGCGGTGTCATCGGCGCGAAGCCGGGCGTGTCGGCGTTCGTGCGGTTGTACCAGTCGGTGAACTGCTTCGTGGCCTTCGCCTTCTCGTAGCGCTGGCGGTAGGTCCCGTGCGCACCGCCGATCGCTCCGGTGAGCGGACCGAGGAAGATCGCGCCGACGAAGCCGGCAGCCACCTGCTCCTTGAAGCTTTCCTCGGTCACATTGGGATCCGCCAGAGCAGCCACGCCTTCCTCGATGCCTTCACCGATGCCCTCGACGGTCTGCACCTTGGCCACGTCGACCGCCTTGTTCGCGAATCGCTTCGCCTTGCTCGCTGGATTGGCCAGCGTGTCGCTGAACTTCAGCGTACCGGCGAAATCATCCCTCAGTCCAGCCACCGCACCGCGGAGCCGGGAGAGTCGAGTGCTCGCCGCGGCTGCTTCCGCACCTTCCAGAGTGGCCCGCGCACCGGTGGAGAGCAGCTTGCCCGTGCCCGCGGTGAGAGCGGTGCTCAGAAGCTCGATGCCCATTTCCTGAGGCGGTGCCATCACGCCTGCGGAGAAGGCACTGGCGAAGCGTCCTTGGCCCTCCGTGAGGGCTGCCATGGTTTCCTCTGCCTGCCGGTGGCCCTTGTCCATGCGCAGGCGGCGGCGGAAGGACTCCCAGAGTTCCGGATCACCGGTCTCAGCGAAGCCGATCAGCGCGGAGCCGAGGGATTGATCGCCCAAGACATCGAAGTCCGAGCGCTCAACTGCCCAACCGTCTTCCAGATTCAGGCCATGGAGATCGAAGGCGCGATCTCCCACGGCCTGAGACGCAGCAAAAATCTGCTCGCGGAAGTCAGCGTCAGGCACCTCGTGCCGATTCTCGATCAGCAACCTGAGCTTCGCCTCAGCCGCACCGAGGGCATTGTTCCGTGCCTTTCCCTCATCCGTGAGGTGCTTCGTGTAGTTCTGGACGAGACCGCGGTTGAAGTTCGCACCTGCGCGGCCAATCACGGCTCGCTGAGCCTTGGCACCTTCTGCCATGTCATCTGAGACCACACCTCCGACAGTGAAGACGGCTTGGCCTGCAAGCCCCGAGAACATCCCCAGCATCGAGCCCGCGGCATCCACGACGATACCGCCGGTGTCCTTCATCAGCCCTTTGGCGATGTCCCCGCCGGTCTTCTCCGGCAGTCCCACGCCGCGTGCCGCCTTCTGCATGGCGAACGTGACGCCGGGTTTGTGGCGGTTGTTGGAATACCACTCGGACACGAACTGCCCTTGGATGCGCTGCAACGTGTCGTGGTCCTTCTTCGCATTGGCCTTCTGCCACTCGTATTTCATTCGCGGCTCCTGCCCGCCAAGCCATGAGTTGAAGGTCTCCGGCGACTTCGGATCGCTCGCCTTGAGCGTGTCGTCGTAGAGACGATTCATCAGCGTCTCCGCGTGGCCGATGGAGAGGCTCCCGTCCTTCGTCTTTCGCAAGATGTCAGCGTGGCTCGCGCCCATCGCCTTGAGCACGTCGTTCGGGTCCGGCTGTGGCAGGCTGCTCTGTCCCTCTGCCAGCGGACCTTGTGTGGGCTGACTGATGACCTGCATCACCTGAGCCATCCATTGCGCTTCCTCCTGTGGAGACTTTCGCTCGCGGAGGTTGTCAGCCACGTAGGTCTGAAGTCCGCCGGGCTGGCCCGAAGTGGAAACCGCAGCCAGCACGTCCGCAGGCGATGTGGTCTGAAGCACGAGTGTGGGGACACCGGAACTGGCGTCGATCTTCCCGACCGCCTCGCGGCCGCGGTAGATGTAGGTCTGGCCTGCCCGCTTGCCTTCGAGGGTGAGGTTGTCACCGGCAATCGATCCAAGCGCCTGGCGAAGTTCGTTCTCGCTGCCCGGCGGCACAGGGCGCGGCGTGACGATCTCCTCGTTGGCGACCGCCGCCGCAGCCATGGCGGGCCCGCCGAGGAGGCCGGTTTCCATCTCTGCAAGCTCGCGGGCGATGCCACCGTCATCCGCGGGCAGCCCGAGCTCGATGCGCCGCTCCCGTTCCTTGAGCCGCACCCGTTGCTCCTTGATCTCGCGCTCGACGCGCTCGTGGTTTCCGGAGGTCTCGACATGCTTGGTGTATTCGGCCTGGGCGCGGCGGAACTCCTGTTCGGATTCGTAGCGCTCCTTCTGAAAGGCGATGAACTCATCGCCCTTCTCATGATCGGCCAGCGGCTGCCAGTTTCCGTAGGTGTCGTAGCGGCCCATCCGGGCAGCGCCACCCGACTTCCGGTGCGCTGTAGACTCTGGCTCGCGGACATACTTGCCAGCCAGCGCGTCCTTGCGCCCCTTCGCCGCTTTGTAGTCCGCGGCGATGCGGTCCCACTTCGGCTTGAAGGCAGCGTTCGCCTGACGGAAGGCATGCTCGCGGCCGTCGAGGTTCTGCTGCTCCTTCTGGATCTTCAGCAGCTCCGCCGCCTTCGGATCGGTCCCGACCACGCGGCGCTGCGGGCGACCGAAGGCATCGGGCACCTCGACGTAGCGCTCCGCGGTCTTTTCGTCGGTCTTCTCCGGCAGCGGCTCGGTGACCTCAGTGCCGCGGTCATCGCGGAAGGTCTGCTGCCACACGGGCTTTGTCTCCGCCTTGGTCGGCAGCACCCCGGACGCGCCGGCATCGGGCACCAGCGGGTTCGACGTCGGGGTGAGCGTGGTCTCTGCCAACTGCACCGGCGCACCCACGGCACCCGGCTTGTAGACCGGTGACCCGTCGTCGTGGCGCTTGATCGAGCGCTCTCCTGTCTCGATGTCCGTGGTGGTAACCATACCGGCCGCCGCACCCATACGGACGTTGCGCGCTCGCTCCTCGCGCTGTGTCTTCTCGAGATCCCTCTGTTGCTTGGCGGATTCTGCAGCCTGCGCCTTTGCCTGCGCCTCCGCATCGCGTTGGGCCAGGATGGACGTCTTCTGATTCTGCCGGTGCTGCCGCTCGACGAGGTCTTGCCCGATGCGCTGGGCTACGGGATCACCCGATGAGCGGGCGAGGGTCTGAGCACGGGGATTGACGCCAGCTTGGCCGACCGATGCTTTCTGGAGGTAGCTCTGGACCTCCTCCTCGGCAGGGGAGAGGCGGGTGTTGTTTGCCATGCTTCAGCATGGGCTGAAGGCATGGCGGGGCGTAACGGGCGCAGGGTTCAACACTCACTCATAGTCGATCCCGTCTGCTGAAGCCTTTTGCTGGACGCGGATATATTGTTGTTCGCCCACCCAACACCAAAGGACACCGTCCCTGTCCGTAACGAAATGATGGTCGCCTTCCTTGTCGACCACTTTGCCAGGACCAAGGCCTCGAAAATTGGGGATGACGTCGCCGATGAGGTATTGCTTCTGCTCCATTCTCAGATCCAAATTCTTTCGGAGGCTCTGGTCAATTGGCGCATCCGATCATTGAAACTGCTCCCACTTCATGCTAGGGACCGCTCACCGCGCCGCATCGAACCGCTGGAGCACCTCGTTGATCCGCTCAGGCGTCATCCCGATCTCCTCCACGGCGTCCGCCTCGATTCGCTTTGAGCTCTCGGGCGCGGCCACGCCTGTGCAGTGGGGAGCCTTCTGGCCCTCATCCTCGATGAAGACAAATTGGTCGGCTTCCCCGATCTCCTCGCGAAGATGCGCCTCAAGCTCGGACTTGCGCGGATAGCCTTTGGGGAGGCTGATTGAATACTGATAGGACTGCTGGGGATTTTCCACGATGCACCGGTAGCCGATCACTGGACGAGCGCAAGCGACCTCAGCATCACCCCCACGAACGCGCCTTCCAGCCATGCGGCCCGCGGTCCTTGGGCTCCACGTTCTTGATCTTCACCACGCGATATTCGGTGGCACTGGATGGGATCACCTCCCATGCGATCGCCGCGTGAATGACGTCGTCGTCGTGGTAGCCGAGCGCCCCGACGCTCTTGCCTTTCGCGTTACGGATGAACTTCTTCATCTCGCCGATCATGTGCTCGCACGGGATGTCGAGGTCTCCGTTGACCAAGGCGCTTGCCAGGGATGAGACCAACGCCTCGCGGGTGTTCGCGTCGGTCATCTTGAAGCCATACTGCTCCTCGACCTTGCCGGTCCGGTTGTTCAGCGGCTTGCGCTTGTAGCAGGGTATTCCCGCGAGCTGTAGGCGGCGGAGGATGTGGAAGCCCTTGTTCACCTCCTGCGCGGCGATGCACGTGCCGTAGTAGCGGCTGAGGCGGATGGCATGGTCCGCCACGTCGTCTTCCTCCCCGCGGAAGGGTGCCTTGAGCCGGGCCACCAGCTTCATCGGTCTCCACACGTCCATCGCCTCGTCCTGGTAGGCACCGCGCCAGACGCCGAGGCTGTTGGCATCAGGATCCGCTCCGACCGTCTGGCTCAGGCTCTCCGCCGGGTCGAGGACCAGACCGTATTTCATCCCCGGCACCGGGTGCTCGTAGATCTCGATGTCGCCGGAGCCGTCGTGTTGCGGAGAGAAGCTCACCACGTTGTCGTGCTGGCGGATGAGGAAGCCTAGATCCGGGGTGATGATCTTCGCCCGCTCTTCCATCTGTAGCAGACGCTCCATGTCGAAGCGTGGGGTGCCACCGGCGATCCAGCAGGAAACGGGGTCGGAGGGGTAATAGAAGGCGAAGATCCGCGGGTCCTTGTCACACTGGCTGTCGATGGTGTCGCGCCGCCAAGCGAGCTGCTCGTAGGTCCAACCGTATTTCGCGCGACCCTCGCGCTCGATCTCGGTGAGCGTCTCGTCGATGTAGCCCCGCTCGATCTCCGACACCGGCTCCTTGCGGCGGTAGTCAGCGAACTCGTGCCAAGCGGCGAACACCTTGATCCACACCTCCTCGGGCCGGAAACCCTCCTCATACCGGCGGAGGAAGTCGTCGAGCCACATCCCCTCATTGAAGGTGTCGTAGAACCAGCCCGCGGCATTCTCGGGCGTGGATTCGGCGATGACCACGGTGTCGTCGCCATCGAAGGACGGCATGGCAGCGGTGATCGTCTTCCGGTCGTTCTTCTTCTCGGTCTGAGGGTACTTCGAGACCTCCGACATGTGGCCGAACTGCCGGGTGCCGCCGACGCCGGCGTCCGGGTTCTCCGCGGTGTCCACCGTCCACTTCGAGCCGTTCGCCCACGCCTTGGTGCCGGTGGCGTCCTGCACCAGCGGATTGTCCCACGGGAAGGAGTCGTGCCCGGAATAGTCTGCCAGGCGCTCGGTGAGCATGGCCGAGTTCTCCTTGCAGTCGGCGATGGTGATTCCCTCGATGGTCCGCCGCTGGGCCTCGTGGTAGCCGCAGTGCAGCGAGAAGGTGGAGAGACCGGCGCGGCGGGGCTTCACCCCGATGATGCGTATACGGGTGCCGGGGCAGCGCACGCGCAGGGTCTCAATGACCTCGGAGACGCGGAGCTGCAGGACATTGGGCTCCGGCCGGATGTAGCGGCCGTTCTTGTCCTTGATCTCCATGAACAAGGCGAAGTGAACCGCGGGGGAATTGTAGGCCAGGGCCGTGAGGTCGTCCTCCGACGCCTCGTCGAGCATCGTGCGAAAGCGGGTGACAATCTCGGGCTCGGTGGTCAAAGCGCCCGGATCGTGGGGCAGGGGAGCCGTGGCACGTAACGGGCGCAAAGGCGTTGCATCACGCTCCAGAAGCAGATAATCGGTGAGAATATGATCCCCGAAGCGCTGGGTTTGGCATTTATCGAGAACTACCTAACCGCCGTGGTCTGGGCGATGCTGGTGGTGATCTTTGCGGTTCTGGTGCAGTCGGGTGGGTATGGTCGACTTCTCAAGACAAATTTTGGAGGCATGGTGGCGACTCTCCTCGTGCTCTCGCTTATCTTTCTAACTATCCGGCTGATCGGTGAAGTGTACACGGCATTCTTTGCCGGTTAATCACCCCTTCTTCCCGCCCTTGTATTTCCCGGCCAGAGCGCTGGTGACCTGGCTCGCACGCTCCTTGATGGAGAGGAGGGTCTTCTCCCCGACATCGACCTCGACCCGGTCCGGCTCGAAGTGCCCGAGGAGCTTCGAGTGCAGTTCGATCGCACGAAGCTTGTCGCCCATCTTCACCTTCCGACGCAGGACGGTCGGCCCGGCCACCTCATTCCCCGATGGAGCCTGCCCGCGGCGCAGCTTCCCGCGGCTCCCACCGGCCACGGTCTCCTCCGAGAACTCGACGCACAGCGGGCTGTCCGGGCCGATCTGCTCGATGGGCGTCCGAATCAATTCCGCCAGAAACCGCAGCTTCTCGTCCTTCGTCATGTGCGCCGCCTTGGTCTGAGGCTCCCTCAGGGCGGCTATCTTGGCCTGTACGTCAGGATTAGACAGGGCTTCATGCGCATTCCTTCGCGCCACCTCCCTTGAAACCTTGTACCCTGCTTGAATCCAGGCGTCAGCAGGAACCACACCGGCAGCAATGAACTCGCAGAACCTTTCACGTCGGACGTTCGGCTTCGGCTCTGGCTTCGTGGCCTTCTTTTTGGCGGACTTCATGGGGTAGTACGGGAGCGCTTCGCTCGCTCGGGCTGGGGAAATTTTAAAGCAGGCCGACAAGCTTCATTTAACGGGCGCAACTTCCTCTTTTGCGCCCGGTGCGCATCCTCTCCGCACAGTCCTATCCTGCCCCCATGGCACGCCAGATCTACCTTCCCGGAGCGAATCCCTACAGCGATGGCTGGAACGGCCGCGGACGCCGTAGAATCGACGCCAGGCCCCAGAACTCCGCAGCGACGGCAGCCGGCATGCGTGGAGTCCACAGGGACACCCGCGGGAATGTCATTGGTGGCTACACCGCAGAAGGCGAGGGGATCGGCACCAAGGGCGGGAACTGGCGCAAGCCGATGGATCTGGCCGGCATGCCTCCGGCGGCGGAGCAGTCCCAGCCGGTGACGACGGCGGCCCCGCCTTTGGCTAATTCCAGCCCGGCAGCATCCTCTGCCGCTCCGAAGCGCTCGTGGCGCGATGGCATGGCCACTCAGGGCACGATCGGCGCGGACTTGGGCGCCAAGCCCACCCCGACCGGCGGAGGGCTCTGGAGGTGGAACGAGTTGAACCCCGACGCGGGCAAGTTCGGCCAGAAGAGGCCGATGGCACCGGGTGAGATCCGCGATGCACCTGTCGTCGCTGAGAAGCCGCTCGGGCCTTCCCAGCCGAAAGTGGCCGCTCCGGCTGCCACCGCTCCTCCGGTAGCGAAGAAAAAGGCCTCTTGGCGGCAGCCGGTGGCCTGAGTCTTTCCTCCCATGGCACGGCGCTGTCTCGAATCAGGGCGAGGCGGTGCCGGGCCTTTTCGCGTTCTCAGACAAAGTCGAATCGCCACGAAGTAGAGTTATCGAACACCACTTCCGCACCCATAAATCGAAGCGATCCTTCGGTGGGGCCAGTAGCAACCGTCAAATAGGTCGATCTCCGGAACTGACGCTCAAACTCATGGCGCTGGAAGCGACCTACCACGCAGCGAAGCCCTTCGGAATTACGTCCCTGCCGTGTCAGATCGTGCCGCTTGCGCATGATCGCCTCAGCCATCTCGGAGTAGGTAGATGGGAAATAGTGCATCGATCACGTGGAAGGTTGGTGGTCCTCCACCCAATTCAGAAAGCCGAGGATGTCACCACAGACGTTCCGCGGACCATCGTTCGGATAGGGCACGCCGCTTTTGAGGTGATTCATCACGTCGCGGTGCCACTCAGGACAGGGTTCAGGACGTGAGCACGAGACATGGCCGCCTCCGTCGGGGAAATGCGTGACCTCGAATCCAGATACGTGCCTGATTCTGTGGAACACGCCGAGCGAACCAACGCCACTCGGCCCCAGTTGCCAGCCGGAAATGGGAGTCGGTGATCCTTCGTCGGTGTCCATCGTTACGGCGATCATGAGAGAAGTGAGTTACGGCGTCTAGATTCATTCGCCGCTGGGTCGCCCCAGCAGATCAGCATTCCCTCAAACGGGAAGCCATGGGTCTCCCGGAACCAACCGGCCATGTCTTCCCAAGTCTCAAAGCCGTCTGCCACGGCAAACTCCTCGCGCTCGGTCGAACTGAGCCGACGTCCCGCGAGCTGGATCGAATCGCCGTAGATCTCGATGTCCTCCACCGCGGTGATGATCCCCTCGATGAGCCTATCGGGAAGGTCGCGATTGGACTACTGGCCCCAGAAGGAGTTAGCCTTTGACCAAATCGTGAGCCGTCTTTTGCTATCTATTACAACGAGTGCTTCGGCTTTAGCGCGGCGGGCGTCGTCGAGGGCGCAGGCAAGCTGTCTGCAGTCTCCATCGTCGCGCGGATCATACGCCGCGGTGGTAGGCTCGAAGCCAATGAGGTCTTTTGACCATTCGGAGACGGGCGCGTCGAGGTAGGGGATCAAGATTTCCTCGACGACGATCAGCGGTCTGGTTGGCGGGGTTTTCAATTTGAACGAGTTCGAGGTGTCTGCTGAGCGTGCTTGCTGATCAGTTCGCCCGCGCGCAGCCGCTCGATTTCTGGCCACGGAATGAGGATCTTGCTGGTGCCGGGAACACGGCGGAGCCTTCCGGCATGTACTTCGTTGCGAAGGTGGGACTCGGACTTGCCAGTGAGCAGAGCGGCCTCTTTGAGTTTCACTGGTGCACGGCTTGCATCAGCTGCGCCTTTCAGTTCGGCGGCGACGAGCGGTGCCAGTTTCTTAGCGAAAGCCTCAAGCAATTGGTTTATGTCCATTTCGGGGATAAAGAGCAGGGATCTATCGAGCCGACGATGTCCCGATCGTGTCGTTTTCCCGTGGTATGTCGATGGCGTAACTTAGGAATTGCGAAGTTTATCTTGCTGAGATTGAGTGACGTCGGCGATGAATGGCTCACGATCAGAGGTGGTGAGGAAGGCACCAAGAACAGCCTGGTGCGTCGCGTGCCGATCAACCCTCCACTCTCCGCCGTGATCCTCCGGCGCCGGTATCCTGGAGCGGCCGGCAAGGTCTTCACCATCACGAGCCCTGTGAAGGCGTTCCAGAATGCCTGTACCGCTTGCGGTGTGCCTCCACTTCGCGTGTATGATCTCCGGCATATTTTCGCGACCGTGGCCATCGAGAGCGGCGTGGATATCCTCACGGTGTCACGTTGGCTCGGCCATCAGGACCGCGGGGTGCTCGCCATGAAGACCTACGGTCACCTTCGCGATGAGCACTCGCTGCAGTCGGCGAAGAAGCTGGCGTGACCCGTCCCATGCCGCGGGGTGATCATTTCTTCCAACCCTGGGACCACCTCAGGAGCAGATAAGCCACCGGCACGCCGAAGACGAACCCGCTGAACCCTCCCAAAAGTTGGTCATATACCCTCTGCAACTGCTGTGCGCGAATGCAGCCGCTCCCGTCACTTTGGCAGGAGTCCTGGTCTCCATGGCTCTTCTCATCCTTGGTGCCGTGGTCGCTCACTGGCTCACGAGGGACCGTGAAGAGAAGGCCAAGAGCGCATTGCTGGAAAGGGAGGCCGAGCTGAGAAGGCGTAGCTTCCGCAAGCTCGCCAGAGTGTGGAGATACACGCTGGAGCGGCTGCCAAACAACAACGCCTCGGTCGTG comes from Luteolibacter flavescens and encodes:
- a CDS encoding terminase small subunit is translated as MKSAKKKATKPEPKPNVRRERFCEFIAAGVVPADAWIQAGYKVSREVARRNAHEALSNPDVQAKIAALREPQTKAAHMTKDEKLRFLAELIRTPIEQIGPDSPLCVEFSEETVAGGSRGKLRRGQAPSGNEVAGPTVLRRKVKMGDKLRAIELHSKLLGHFEPDRVEVDVGEKTLLSIKERASQVTSALAGKYKGGKKG
- a CDS encoding tyrosine-type recombinase/integrase, with protein sequence MLADQFARAQPLDFWPRNEDLAGAGNTAEPSGMYFVAKVGLGLASEQSGLFEFHWCTACISCAFQFGGDERCQFLSESLKQLVYVHFGDKEQGSIEPTMSRSCRFPVVCRWRNLGIAKFILLRLSDVGDEWLTIRGGEEGTKNSLVRRVPINPPLSAVILRRRYPGAAGKVFTITSPVKAFQNACTACGVPPLRVYDLRHIFATVAIESGVDILTVSRWLGHQDRGVLAMKTYGHLRDEHSLQSAKKLA